From the genome of Ignavibacteriota bacterium:
TCTCCGGCCAGACGGTGGCCGGCCGCGGTTCCCTGCGTGCAGCATTGCTCCGAACGAACCATAGGTCCTGATGGAACGATTGTGTGCTGTTGAGAAGGCGGTTGATATCCCGGCACAGTACCGCGGCACGCCGATCGCGGACATGCTGGAGTTCCACAACCTGGACCGGCCATACCAGACCTACGCCAGCTCGCAGTTGCTGATCGGGATGTGCATGGACAACCGGAAGCACCTGCATATCCCGGACAACTTCGCGTACATCATCCGTTCGGGCGGCGCGAACCTCCGCTACAGCGAGTTCAAGGTCTCGTATGCGATCGGTGTCGGCGGCGTGCGGTGCATCGCTCTCGTGGGGCACGACCAGTGCGGCATGGTGAACCTGGTGGCGCGACGGCAACTATTCGTTGACGGGCTCGTTGAACATGCAGGATGGACGCTCCAGGCCGCGGAAGAGCATTTCAACACGTTCGCTCCGATGTTCGAACTGACCAACGAAGTGGATTTCATCCTCAGCGAGGTCCAGCGGTTGCGGTCACGGTATCCGGCGATCCTCGTGGCGCCGATGATCTACCGGATGGAAGACAACCGGCTCTACATGATCCGCGAAAGCTGACGGTCAGGCCACCGAAAATCATCAATGAATGAAGGAGTAACTGTGGAAGAGACGAAGGGTACCGGGGAAACAGGTGCGAAGAAACGTCCGCAGGGACGGGCGCTCGCTGTGAGCATCGGAGTCGGTGTGGCTATCGGCGCGGGCGTCGGCGCTGCAACGGGCAATATGGGGTTGTGGCTTGGCATCGGCGTTGCGATCGGTGCAGGGCTCGGAAGCGCTCTCAATGCCAGGGATGCGGGATCATCACAGAACAAACATGATTCATGACAGAGGTGGTACCATGACGCAGTGGAAACGTGGTATGCTGTCCATTCTTATCGGAGGGTGTATGCTCTCGGCAGGTCTCCAGACCACGGATGCACAGTCGAAGGTCGAGACGGGATTCCTCAACCGCACGGTGGATGTGAAGGGGGCGACATACAAGTATCAGGTGTATGTGCCGGCGGACTATGCCTCGTCTCAGAAGTGGCCGGTGATCCTGTTCCTGCACGGCGCAGGCGAGCGCGGCAAGGATGGCCTGCTGCAAACGCAGGTCGGGTTGCCTGCCGTGATCCGCGGCGATGTGAAGAAGTATCCCGCCATCGTGGTGATGCCGCAGGTGCCGCCGGATTCGATGTGGAATGGTGCCGCGGCGCAGGCGGCGATGCTGGCGCTCGAGACGACCTTGAAGGAGTATGCCACGGATGCGGACCGGGTGTATCTCACCGGACTGTCGATGGGCGGGAATGGTTCGTTCTATCTTGGCTACCGCCATGCGGAGAAGTTCGCCGCAGTGGTCCCCATCTGTGGCTGGATCACGCCCTGGACCGAGCGCTGGCGTCCTGCCGATGTGGTGGCGCCCGGCGACGGGGCGACCGCATTCGAGCGGATGGCGGAGAAGCTGGCAAAGACGCCGGTGTGGATCTTCCACGGCGAGATGGACCCCGTCGTACCGGTGGAGCAGTCGCGCAAAGCGGCTGAGGCGCTGATGAAGATCAACCCGCTGGCCAAATACACGGAGGTTGCGGGCGTGGGACACAACTCCTGGGACAATACCTACAACTCGGGATCATTCATCGCGTGGTTGTTCGCGCAAAAGAAGCACTGATAGGAAGGAGGAATGTTTGATGTTCTCAATACTGAAGACACCACTCGTTGCGCTGGCGGTCCTGCTGCTCTGCGCGTTCATCATGGCGGGGTGCTTCCCCGGCGGACAGTCCTTTTCCGAGAACGAGCCGGCGGGATTCTTCTCCGGCATCTGGCACGGCTGGATCGCGCCCATTTCGTTGATCGTCGGTTTCTTTGACAGCAGTATCCATATCTATGAGGTGCGGAACACCGGGTGGTGGTACGAGCTCGGGTTCTACATCGCTGTGATCTCGGGTTTCGGAGGGATCGCGCTGACGAGGCGGAAGAAGAAGAAAGACCACTAAAGCTTCTGCCTGAAACAGAGAAGGACGGCACATGCCGTCCTTTTCTGTTTCAAGAGCATCACACTACCAGCAAGGGCGGTCACGCATCTCCCGCGGCGACCTTCACAGCCGCTTCGTACGCGGTGATAAGTTGTGCGGGTGCCGGCACCGGCCGGCGGGTCTTCAGATCCACGAAGATGCCCTCCTGTGTTCCCGTACAGCACACCCTCTCGCCGACACGGATCTCAAAACCGATCTGCCACTTCGACCTCCCCATCGACTCGATCCACGCCTCACCCGTAGGTTGGTCCTGGATCGTGATGGGCCAGCGGTAATGAATGTCCGTGTGTGCCAGGATCGGCGTCACACCCGCAGCGAGCATCACCCGCAACGGGTGATACTTCTCGAGGAATGCGGTGCGCAGGTCCTCGAACCAGCGCACATACACGATGTTGCTCACGATCCCCATGGCGTCGATATCGTACGCAGGCACGGTGAAGCGCAGGTCGATCTGCATGCTGTGAGGTTGTCGGGTGGGGGGATTCATAGATATTTCCGATGGTCGATATGGGGACACCATCTCCAAGATACAAAGAATGCAGAAGAGAAGCGCCGGATGCTCTCCGGGTCTGTGGGACACCGGGCACGAGTGCAGGGTACGGCTATCCATGAAATACCAAGGGCCCGCTCGTCTCTCCGACGGCGGGCCCTGATGCTGTGTGATGACGTCGGCTACTTCTTGTCCATCGCTGCCGGAGCCGGTTCAGGCATCGGCGGCATGGTATCGTTGTTCCAGGTCTCCGCCTTGATCCTCAGCTTGCCGTCCGCCCCACGCTCGTAGATGTTGATGTACTTTCCCTTGTCCGTCATCGTCCCCATGCCCGGCATCTCCATCGTCATCTCGTACGTGCCGATGTCGTACACGTACTTGCCGCCGGCGCTCACGTCGATACTCGTGAACTTCACGCTCGTGAACTTCATCCCCATCGACATCATCTGGCCGAAGAAGTCTTTGATCTCTGCCTTGCTACGAAGCAGCGGACCGTTGTTCGGCAGAGAAAATGGAGCATCGACATACTGGGTCATGGTGGTGTCTATCGTGCCGGCTATCATATCCGCTGTTGCCTGCGCGAGGAACGCATCGACCTCGGCCTTGATCTTGGTGTGGTCCGGTTCCTGCGAACAGGATGCGACAAGCAGGGCGGTGAGGGTAAGAAGAGCCAGAGCTCTCATAGAACCTCCAGTGAATGTGAG
Proteins encoded in this window:
- a CDS encoding carbonic anhydrase — its product is MERLCAVEKAVDIPAQYRGTPIADMLEFHNLDRPYQTYASSQLLIGMCMDNRKHLHIPDNFAYIIRSGGANLRYSEFKVSYAIGVGGVRCIALVGHDQCGMVNLVARRQLFVDGLVEHAGWTLQAAEEHFNTFAPMFELTNEVDFILSEVQRLRSRYPAILVAPMIYRMEDNRLYMIRES
- a CDS encoding prolyl oligopeptidase family serine peptidase, which gives rise to MLSAGLQTTDAQSKVETGFLNRTVDVKGATYKYQVYVPADYASSQKWPVILFLHGAGERGKDGLLQTQVGLPAVIRGDVKKYPAIVVMPQVPPDSMWNGAAAQAAMLALETTLKEYATDADRVYLTGLSMGGNGSFYLGYRHAEKFAAVVPICGWITPWTERWRPADVVAPGDGATAFERMAEKLAKTPVWIFHGEMDPVVPVEQSRKAAEALMKINPLAKYTEVAGVGHNSWDNTYNSGSFIAWLFAQKKH
- a CDS encoding acyl-CoA thioesterase translates to MQIDLRFTVPAYDIDAMGIVSNIVYVRWFEDLRTAFLEKYHPLRVMLAAGVTPILAHTDIHYRWPITIQDQPTGEAWIESMGRSKWQIGFEIRVGERVCCTGTQEGIFVDLKTRRPVPAPAQLITAYEAAVKVAAGDA